A segment of the Allosaccharopolyspora coralli genome:
CGAGGCGGTTCGGTGCGGGACGTTCCACGACCTCGAGGCAGACGAACCGCTGCTGTCCCGACCGCCTGCCGGTGTGTTCGAGCATCATCATGCGGCTGCCGAGCAGCCGTCCGAACCCGGAACGGTAGAGGGTGATCGGCGATCGGGCGAGCGACCGTGTTCGCAGTGCGAGGGCGGCCAACTCCGACGGTAGCGAGACGTCCGTGTTCCCGGAATCCGTGTCGTGGCGCGGGGTTCCGCCGTGCCCGCCGATCACCTTCATCAGGTAGACGGGGCCGAGCCAGCGTTGCGGTCCCCGGTCGGTCGCGACATCGGCGGCGCTCAGTGCGCCCGCGACCAGGTTCGCGACGAGGCGTCGTCGTGGATCGCTCGCCAGAACCGTCTCCAGCGTCGCCGTCGCGGCGACGGCGCTCGCGTAGCGCGCCACGGCTCGCTTCCACGAACCGTCGCCGACGACCGGCACTGCGAAGGGCTGAAGGTGTGCGCCGACGAACACCATGCGTTCGCGCAGTGGAGATTCCGCATACTTCGCTCGCGTCGGCGTGAGTTGGAAGGCGATGACACCTCCGATGAGGTCGAACGCGATAGGCGCCATCGTCGTCGCCGCCAGGAATCCGTTGCGGCGTTTCGTCTGCACCGCGACGAGAACGGTACCCAACGCCGCAGCCGAGACGACCCCGGCCGACCGTTCCGCGCCCAGCGGACCGACCAACCGCCCCCAGAAACGTTCAAGCTGTCCATTCACGACTGCACCGTACGCGGGATCGTTGCGCCACCGCCTGCTGTGCGGGCTGAGAAACCGGATTCAGGCTTGGTCAGGCACGGTGCGTCGACGGTTTTCCCGCTACCGACGCAGACCGGCCGCGAGGTGAGGTTCCGCTCCGGACCCGCCAACGTAGATGACTCCGCGCACCCCTCTTACGCGCTCGCGGCGGGAACATGACGATGCGGGGCACGGGTCAGCCACCCGACCCCGATGCCGACGACGACACCGATGAGCGTCTCCACGCCCCGATCGAACAGCAGAATCGTCGCGGGAGTGGGAACGACGAGGTGGGTCATCAGCAGGGCCAGCGGCGTGATCGAGATGAGCGCGAGGGCGTAGTTGCGGCCGACCCACAGTTCCGCACCCGCCTGCAACGCGACGATCACCAGGATGAGCGCGAACCCCGCGGGATCGAACGCCAGCAGGATCGCCGTGAGCACCAAACCCGCGGCCGTGCCGACGATCCGGTGTGCTCCGCGGATGAGCTGCCCCCGGACGTCGCGATGTGTCAGCGGCACCACCGCCGAGACCATCGCCCAGTAGGGGTGACCGATCCCGATACCCGTGGCCACCGATCCGGCGAGCAGGCAGCTCGCGGTGCAACGCACGGCGTGGCGTGGCGCGATCAGCGAGAAGGAGACTCGACGCAGGCTGGTCCGCACCGCCGAGTCCGGCCTGCGGTGCACGCGCCAGGCAGAGCCGAGACCGCCGACCACGACTGCAAAAGCGGCGGAGCCTCCGGCCACGAGGGCCGCGACCGTGACGTCACCGGGCTCGGACGGCAACGACGCGCACGCCGCGAAGGAGAAGACCGGGAACAGCGGCCCGGGCGGGTGCCAGTCCTGCGCGTCGGAAAGCAGCGAGGTGACACCGGCCACCAACGCCGCGATCGGGACGGCCAGCCAGTCGCGGTAGTCGGACAGGCCGACCACGACGCCGGCCACCACCGACGACGTGAGCACCAGCGCCAGGCTCGACTGCATCTGGAGCCGGGACAGATGCACGTGGGTGCGGCCGAACAGCGACGTGAAAGCACCGAAGGCGGCGTAGATCGACCACTCCTGGTGGCCGATGAGCCACAACACGAGCAAGGGAACGGCCACCGACAGCGCTGCTCGCGCGGCCACGCGGTGCGAGCCCGCGTGTGGCCCCACCCGCATCAGCTGGTCTGTGAAGCGGGGATTGTCGGGCACGACGTCCATTTTCCCTCGGGAAAGCCTCGGGCGAAACGGTGCGGGTCACAAGGCGTCGCATCTCACGCTCGCCGCGTACGTGGGCAGGAGCACGTCTCGTTGCCCGAGTTCAGCGGAACCGCCTAGGCTACTCGTCGGTAACTTGGGAGGTCGGCTCGAATGAACATGTACCTGCGGTTGCTCGTCGTGCTGATCCGCGCGCGAGTGCGCGGCGCGGGCCCGGTGCTCGGTCCCGGCAGGATCCCGCTGCGGGTCCGCCCCACGGACCTCGACCCGTTGGGGCACATGAACAACGGGGTCTACTTCTCGATCTTCGACCTCGGCCGCATCGACCTGATGCTGCGCTCGGGCATGTACCGGCGGTTCAACCGAGCCGGATGGTTCGGCGTCGTGACCGCAGAGACCGGCACGTTCCGCCGCGAGCTCAAGCCGTTCCGGCGTTTCGAGCTCGACACCCGCGTCCTCGGCTGGGACGAGCGGCACCTGTACTACGAACACCGCATCGTCAGCGAAGGGCGGCTGGCGAACAGTGCGGTGATCCAGATCCGGTTCCTGTCTCGTACCGGTGAGCGCATCGAGCCACAGCGCGTGATGGACCTCCTCGACGACGACATCGTGCGTCCGGAGCTGCCCGCGTGGGTGCTGGACTGGGCGAAGTCGACGTTCCACCACGCCAAGGCCGCCGAAGCCGACGCAGCCGAGGCACTCGCTCACTGAGCTCGTCGGTGGCGAAGGCTGCTCGTGAGCACAGCTGCGGGCAGGATGGTGGGCGTGTACAGGGAACGGGCATCCACCGTGCCGGGCGCTGTGGTGTGGGAGAAGACCGGAGTCGGCCACGACGCGGTGTTGCCGGACGGCTGCATGGACCTCATCTGGATGGGCGGTCAGGTCGTCGTCGCCGGTCCCGACACGAGCCCCCACGTGAGTCTCTTTGGTGGCTATAGCAACCAAAAAGACTCACGCGAGGACTCGGAACGCTTCGTCGGACTCCGGTTCCCACCGGGCGCACTGCCACGGCTGCTCGGTGTGCCCGCGACGGAACTGGTCGACGCTCGTGCTCCGCTCGCTGAGGTGATGCCGGGCACCGACGCGCTCGCCGACGAGATCGCGACCGCGGATGCCGGGTCCGCGCTGGAATCCTTCGCGCGTCGTCAGACGATGTACACACCCGATGCCCGCACACGGACGATCGTCCAAGCGCTGCAGGCGGGACTTCCGGTGTCCACAGTGGCGAGTCAGGTGAATCTCAGCTCCCGACAGCTCCATCGGTGGAGCCTCCGGAACTTCGGCTACGGCGCGAAGACGTTGGCTCGCATCCTGCGTTTCCAGGCAGCGCTGAACCTGGCCTCCGTCGAACCGTGCGACGCCGCCGTCGCCGCTCGCGCCGGGTATGCCGACCAGGCCCACCTGATCCGCGAGACCACAGACCTCGCGGGCTGCACTTTCGCCGCCCTCGCCAGGGCGTGAGTCTTTTTGGTTGCTATAGCCACTAAAAAGGCTCACGCGAGCGGGGCGAAGCGGTCGACGGAGGGGGGCAGCCGAAGGCTGGCGTCTTGTGCATGTCGTCGGCGATCATGCCGACCGCGTTGGATTCCGGTGTCAGCGTTCGTAGACCTCGCGGCGGTGCCCGAGGGCGACCACGACGACAACGAGTTGGTTGTCGTCGACGCGGTAGAGGATCCGGTAGTCGCCGACCCGGCGGCGTAGGTATCCGGGTTGGCCGGTCACAGCCACCACCCCGCCGGGGCGGGGGTCGTCGCGGAGTTTCTCGATCGCGGCTTGCAGCCGACGGCGTATCGGCTTGTCCAGTTTGGCGAGGGTCTTCACCGCGTCGCGGGTGATCTCCAGCCGGTAATGGCTCACGCGCGGCCGCTTTCGAGGTCGGCCACGGCGGTGTCCCAGGAGACGGCGCCGGAGGCTTCGGCCTCGGCGACCCGACGCGCCCAGTAGGCGTCTTCGGTCTCGGCAATGGCGTCGGCGGCTTCGGGGGTGACCAGCGCGGCGATGCGCTCACCGCGGTTGGTCACGTACACCCGATAGCCCTGGTCTGCCTGATCGATGTACTTGGTTGGGTTGGTCTTGAGGGTCGACACGGGCACCTCGACCACTTCGTCATCGTGGCCCATCGAGATCGTTTCTGCGCTCATATGTCCACGGTACCATCAGATATACGAGACCTAAAAGACCTATTAGACTATTGTGCGGGTGACTCGCGTCGAGCCGGTCTTCGTCACCGACCAGGCGCACGCGTCCACGTGGCCACAGTCGCCCCGCCACGAACCTATTGAGGCTGCGCGTGGGCTCGGGAATCAGCAGAGTTCGGATCGGGTCTCGCCTCCGCCGTACCGCAGTAGTCCCGAAGGACAGTGCTCCCTTTCCTCCGAGGCGTACGACGTCTTTGCTGCGCCCTCGCCAGGGCGTGAGTCTTTTTGGTTGCTATAGCCACTAAAAAGGCTCACGCGAGCGGGGCGTAGAGGTCGACGGGGGTGCCGTCCGGGTCGAGGACCGTGGCGTAGCGCTGGCCCCAGGGGGCGTCCCACGGTGGGTGGTGGCCCTTGTGTCCGGCCTCCGTCAGCCGCGTGTACGTGGTGTCCACTTCGGATGGTGTGGCGCAGTCGAATGCCAGCGCCGCGCGGTGACCCGCCGACGGGGGCGTCCACGACGGGTCCATCGAGCGCACCATGTCCGCGGAGTCCCACATGAGTCGCACACCGGAGGCGGTGGTCACCTCCACGTGTGGTTGCTGTTCGGCCTCCTCTGGGATGTCGAAACCGAGCAGCCGGTAGAAGGCCAGCGTCTTGTGCATGTCGTCGGCGATCAAGCCGACCGCGTTGAATTCCGGTGTCATGAGGCGACGGTAGAACCACCGGCCGGTGGTCGCATTGAACGAATCGGACGTCACGTCGCGCTCGGAGTCCGCGCAGCCGTTCACCGCTTCTCGGGCAGGAGGACACCGGGGTTGAGGATTCCGGCCGGGTCGAGCGCCTGCTTCGTGGCACTCAACGCGGTGGCGAAAGAGTCCGGACGCTGGCGGTCGTACCAGGGCCGGTGGTCCCTGCCCACGGCGTGATGATGGGTGATCGTGCCGCCGTGCCGGATCAGTGCCTCCGAGACCGCGGCCTTGATCTCGTCCCATTGCGTCACGGTGCTACCCCAGCGCCCGCTCGCGTAGATCCCGAAGTACGGCGCCGGACCGTCCGGGTAGACGTGGGTGAACCGGCACGTCACGACTCCCGTGCCGCACACTTGCCGGATCGCTTCGTTCGCGGCGGTCGTGACGGCAGCGTGGAGATCGGCGAAGCGGTCCCAGGTGCAAGCCGTCTCGAAGGTCTCCACCACCACCGAATGCTGCGCGAGCGCGTCGCGGAGGTACGGCATCCGCAGGAACGACGACCGCCACTGTGTCGCTGCGTCGCCGACCTCCCCGTGCTCCCGGTCCACCGGCCGGCCGCCGTGTTCCCGGCACAACGTCAACGCCCGGCTCAGTGCCGCCTCCACCGGGTGATCCGCGGACTCGAATCCGAGTACGAGGACCCCGCCGCCGACGGAGACACCCGCGTTGAGCAGCGCCTCCGTGGCATCCAGCAGACGGCAGTTCGAGGGGTGGAGACCGGCTTGCACGACGTCCCGGGTCGCGGCCACCGCCGAGGCGAAGTCACCGAAGTGCACCGAGCAGCGTGCACGCCAGTGCGGACGGCGCTGCAACCGCATCCACGCTTCGGTGATCACGCCGAGGGTGCCTTCCGAGCCCAGGAACATTCGGTCCGGTGACGGACCCGCACCCGATCCGGGCAGCCTGCGGGACTCGCCGGCGCCGGTGGGACCGACGGTCCGCATGGACTCCACCAGGTCGTCGATGTGCGTGTACAGCGTCGCGTAGTGGCCGCCCGCGCGCGTCGCCAGCCACCCGCCGAGCGACGAGAACTCGAACGACTGCGGATAGTGCCGCAACGTCACGTCGTACGGGCGGAGTTGTTCCTCCAGGTGCGGCCCGAGCGTCCCGGCCTGCACCCGCGCCGCGCGGCTCACCGTGTCGATCTCGAGCACCTGGTCCAACGCGGTCAGATCCAGTGTCACGGCGCCCGTGTAGTCGCCGTCGAAGCGGGGTTCCACGCCGCCGACCACGGAGCTGCCGCCGCCGTAGGGCACCACGGCGATGCCCTCGCGGGTGCACCAGTCGAGTACGTCGGCGACGTCCTGTTCGGTGCGTGGCCTGGCCACCAGGTCGGGCACGTTCCGGAGTTCGCCGTGCAGGTTGCGGACCACGTCGCGATAGGCCTTGCCGTGCGTGTGCGCGGCGCGTTCTTCGTGGTCGGCGTGGCACAGCCCGGCGAGTGCGGCCGGGGGAGTCACTCGGGGCGCGGGAAGGTCGAGCGACTCGGGCCGGGGAGCCTCGTGCCGTGTGAGGTCGCTGCCGGGCAGCAACGCGGCGACCCTGTCGACGAGTTCACGCCGCTCCTCGCCTCGCACGGCGGCGTCGACTGTTCCCCATCCCCACCACGAGCGCCGCTGTCCGGATGCTGTGCTCACCCTTGCCTCCCCAGTTCGCGTCACACCGGTTCAACGAGGCAGGACGCCGGGCGAATACGGCGGTTTCGGCAGCGGTCAGTTCTGTTCGCCGTAGATGGTTTCGCAGGGGATGCCGTCGTTTTCGTTGTCCATGTTCGACGGGTAGCCGAGTGCGGCCCAGTAGGAGTTGACTTCGTCGAAGGTGAGGCCGTTGTCGGCGAGGACGGAGCAGTCGGTGGTGCCCCACCACTCCTGGTTTCGCGGCGCCGTCACCGGCGGCGTCGTCGCTGGCGGAGGCGGGGACGCGACGGGAGGCGGGGCTGCGGGCCGCGGCGCGGACACGGACTCTTCCACCGGAGTGGGCGGCTGGCCGGTGTCCGGCGACACGGGAGGCTGGATCTGGATGGTGCACGCGCAAGCGAGCAGGAGCGCACCCAAAACCGCTCCGAGCCGGAAAGCGGTGCTCGGACGGAGTGTGTGCTGAACGTGTCCGCTCATGGTTCACCCCGAACCCGTGACGCGACGGATACGGGTTCATCGCGCCAGGAAGACCGCTGTTACCGGGGATGCGGAGAGTAACTATGGCCTTTCATTGCTTTCCGAAGGTTGGCTTGGCGGGTTGGGTGGCGGAACCTCAGCGCCCTCCTCGCTGCGGGATCGATTTCTTGAGTAGCGGCCTACGCGGCGAAATCGCTGTCCTCGCGAGGAGGGCGCTGAGAACCCGCGGGTGGTCGGGCTGGGTACGTGGTGACTGCTCAGCGGCTTCGCCGCTGACACGAGCCACCGGGCAAAACCTCCTGGGGTCTCCGTCTTTGCCGCGCGGTGGCGACGATCGTGTCGACGGCACGGTCGAGTGCGGCGTCGGTGAGGTCGGCGCGTGCGGTCAGTCGCAGCCGGGAGGCCTCGTCCGGCACAGAGGGCGGGCGGAAACAGCCGA
Coding sequences within it:
- a CDS encoding type II toxin-antitoxin system prevent-host-death family antitoxin translates to MSAETISMGHDDEVVEVPVSTLKTNPTKYIDQADQGYRVYVTNRGERIAALVTPEAADAIAETEDAYWARRVAEAEASGAVSWDTAVADLESGRA
- a CDS encoding thioesterase family protein codes for the protein MNMYLRLLVVLIRARVRGAGPVLGPGRIPLRVRPTDLDPLGHMNNGVYFSIFDLGRIDLMLRSGMYRRFNRAGWFGVVTAETGTFRRELKPFRRFELDTRVLGWDERHLYYEHRIVSEGRLANSAVIQIRFLSRTGERIEPQRVMDLLDDDIVRPELPAWVLDWAKSTFHHAKAAEADAAEALAH
- a CDS encoding type II toxin-antitoxin system RelE family toxin codes for the protein MSHYRLEITRDAVKTLAKLDKPIRRRLQAAIEKLRDDPRPGGVVAVTGQPGYLRRRVGDYRILYRVDDNQLVVVVVALGHRREVYER
- a CDS encoding nitroreductase family deazaflavin-dependent oxidoreductase; this translates as MNGQLERFWGRLVGPLGAERSAGVVSAAALGTVLVAVQTKRRNGFLAATTMAPIAFDLIGGVIAFQLTPTRAKYAESPLRERMVFVGAHLQPFAVPVVGDGSWKRAVARYASAVAATATLETVLASDPRRRLVANLVAGALSAADVATDRGPQRWLGPVYLMKVIGGHGGTPRHDTDSGNTDVSLPSELAALALRTRSLARSPITLYRSGFGRLLGSRMMMLEHTGRRSGQQRFVCLEVVERPAPNRLVIVSGFGERSQWFRNLQAHPACFVSTGGRDRVPATARMLSEDESAAALRRYQQAHPRAWKHLRGAIESTVGVPVNQLPMVELRLQE
- a CDS encoding FUSC family protein, which encodes MPDNPRFTDQLMRVGPHAGSHRVAARAALSVAVPLLVLWLIGHQEWSIYAAFGAFTSLFGRTHVHLSRLQMQSSLALVLTSSVVAGVVVGLSDYRDWLAVPIAALVAGVTSLLSDAQDWHPPGPLFPVFSFAACASLPSEPGDVTVAALVAGGSAAFAVVVGGLGSAWRVHRRPDSAVRTSLRRVSFSLIAPRHAVRCTASCLLAGSVATGIGIGHPYWAMVSAVVPLTHRDVRGQLIRGAHRIVGTAAGLVLTAILLAFDPAGFALILVIVALQAGAELWVGRNYALALISITPLALLMTHLVVPTPATILLFDRGVETLIGVVVGIGVGWLTRAPHRHVPAASA
- a CDS encoding helix-turn-helix domain-containing protein, whose amino-acid sequence is MYRERASTVPGAVVWEKTGVGHDAVLPDGCMDLIWMGGQVVVAGPDTSPHVSLFGGYSNQKDSREDSERFVGLRFPPGALPRLLGVPATELVDARAPLAEVMPGTDALADEIATADAGSALESFARRQTMYTPDARTRTIVQALQAGLPVSTVASQVNLSSRQLHRWSLRNFGYGAKTLARILRFQAALNLASVEPCDAAVAARAGYADQAHLIRETTDLAGCTFAALARA
- a CDS encoding excalibur calcium-binding domain-containing protein gives rise to the protein MTAPRNQEWWGTTDCSVLADNGLTFDEVNSYWAALGYPSNMDNENDGIPCETIYGEQN
- a CDS encoding VOC family protein → MTPEFNAVGLIADDMHKTLAFYRLLGFDIPEEAEQQPHVEVTTASGVRLMWDSADMVRSMDPSWTPPSAGHRAALAFDCATPSEVDTTYTRLTEAGHKGHHPPWDAPWGQRYATVLDPDGTPVDLYAPLA
- a CDS encoding FAD-binding oxidoreductase; this encodes MSTASGQRRSWWGWGTVDAAVRGEERRELVDRVAALLPGSDLTRHEAPRPESLDLPAPRVTPPAALAGLCHADHEERAAHTHGKAYRDVVRNLHGELRNVPDLVARPRTEQDVADVLDWCTREGIAVVPYGGGSSVVGGVEPRFDGDYTGAVTLDLTALDQVLEIDTVSRAARVQAGTLGPHLEEQLRPYDVTLRHYPQSFEFSSLGGWLATRAGGHYATLYTHIDDLVESMRTVGPTGAGESRRLPGSGAGPSPDRMFLGSEGTLGVITEAWMRLQRRPHWRARCSVHFGDFASAVAATRDVVQAGLHPSNCRLLDATEALLNAGVSVGGGVLVLGFESADHPVEAALSRALTLCREHGGRPVDREHGEVGDAATQWRSSFLRMPYLRDALAQHSVVVETFETACTWDRFADLHAAVTTAANEAIRQVCGTGVVTCRFTHVYPDGPAPYFGIYASGRWGSTVTQWDEIKAAVSEALIRHGGTITHHHAVGRDHRPWYDRQRPDSFATALSATKQALDPAGILNPGVLLPEKR